One window from the genome of Osmerus eperlanus chromosome 3, fOsmEpe2.1, whole genome shotgun sequence encodes:
- the LOC134017686 gene encoding zinc finger protein 271-like has translation METHHCDTCGKSLSSSSNLKKHMKIHTGEKSYSCDLCGKTFSRASSLTIHCRIHTGEKPYSCDLCDKTFSQAANFTVHRRTHTGEKPYSCDLCGKTFSQAGHFRAHSRIHTGEKPYSCDLCGKTFSRASNFTDHRKIHTGEKPYSCDLCGKTFISNSSFTVHRRIHTGEKPYSCDLCGKTFISNSSFTVHRRIHTGEKPYSCDLCGKTFSSNSSFTVHSRTHTGEKPYSCDLCDKTFSSGSSFTVHRRIHTGEKPYSCDLCGKTFSHANSFTVHSRIHTGEKCYSCYLCDKTFSRYRNFIVHSRIHTGEKCYSCYLCDKTFSRYRNFIVHSRIHTGEKPYSCDLCGKTFRHAGNFTVHRKIHTGEKPYSCDVCGKSFSQAGQVRAHSRIHTGEKPYSCDLCDKTFSCASSVTVHRRIHTGEKPYSCDLCDYSGKTNGHLKSHIRVHSRKTPKP, from the coding sequence atggagacacatcactgtgatacatgtgggaagagcctttcctcatctAGTAACCTTAAGAAGCACATgaagatccacactggagagaagtcctacagctgtgacctctgtggtaaaacctttagccgtgcTAGCAGTTTAACAATTcactgcagaatccacactggagagaagccctacagctgtgacctctgtgataaaacctttagccaggctgccaatttcacagttcaccgcaggacccacactggagagaagccctacagctgtgacctctgtggaaaaacctttagccaggctggtcatttcagagctcatagcaggatccacactggagagaagccctacagctgtgacctctgtggtaaaacctttagccgtgcTAGCAATTTCACAGATCACCGcaaaatccacactggagagaagccctacagctgtgacctctgtggtaaaacctttatcaGTAAtagcagtttcacagttcaccgcagaatccacactggagagaagccctacagctgtgacctctgtggtaaaacctttatcaGTAAtagcagtttcacagttcaccgcagaatccacactggagagaagccctacagctgtgacctctgtggtaaaacctttagcagtaatagcagtttcacagttcacagcagaacccacactggagagaagccctacagctgtgacctctgtgataaaacctttagtagtggtagcagtttcacagttcaccgcagaatccacactggagagaagccctacagctgtgacctctgtggtaaaacctttagccatgctaacagtttcacagttcacagcagaatccacactggagagaagtgcTACAGCTgttacctctgtgataaaacctttagcaggtACAGAAATTTCatagttcacagcaggatccacactggagagaagtgcTACAGCTgttacctctgtgataaaacctttagcaggtATAGAAATTTCatagttcacagcaggatccacactggagagaagccctacagctgtgacctctgtggaaaAACCTTTAGGCACGCTGGCAatttcacagttcaccgcaagatccacactggagagaagccctacagctgtgacgtcTGTGGTAAatcctttagccaggctggccaggtcagagctcatagcaggatccacactggagagaagccctacagctgtgacctctgtgataaaacctttagctgtGCTAGCAGtgtcacagttcaccgcagaatccacactggagagaagccctacagctgtgacctctgtgactatTCAGGTAAAACAAATGGCCATCTGAAGAGTCACATCCGTGTCCACAGTAGAAAAACCCCAAAGCCGTGA
- the LOC134017702 gene encoding endothelial zinc finger protein induced by tumor necrosis factor alpha-like, giving the protein METHHCDTCGKSISSSRSLKMHMKIHTGEKPYSCDLCGKTFSRASSLTIHRRIHTGEKPYSCDLCDETFSSGSSFTIHRRIHTGEKPYSCDLCGKTFGQTSTLRNHLRIHTGEKPYSCDLCDKTFSRANHFTVHRMIHTGEKPYSCDLCDKTFSRASSFTDHCRIHTGEKPYSCDLCGKTFSHANSFTIHRRTHTGEKLYSCDLCGKTFSQAGPFRAHSRIHTGEKPYSCDLCGKTFSQASTLRTHLRIHTGEKPYSCDLCGKTFSHAGNFAAHSRIHTGEKPHSCDLCGKTFSRAGNLTVHSRIHTGEKPYSCDLCDYSGKTSSHLKRHLRVHNRKPPKQ; this is encoded by the coding sequence atggagacacatcactgtgataCCTGTGGGAAGAGCATTTCCTCATCCAGAAGCCTCAAGATGCACATgaagatccacactggagagaagccctacagctgtgacctctgtggtaaaacctttagccgtgcTAGCAGTTTAAcaattcaccgcagaatccacactggagagaagccctacagctgtgacctctgtgatgaaACCTTTAGCAGTGGTAGCAGTTTCAcaattcaccgcagaatccacactggagagaagccctacagctgtgacctctgtggtaaaacctttggcCAGACTTCCACTTTGAGAAATCAcctcaggatccacactggagagaagccctacagctgtgacctctgtgataaaacctttagcagagCTAACCATTTCACTGTTCACCGcatgatccacactggagaaaagccctacagctgtgacctctgtgataaaacctttagccgtgcTAGCAGTTTCACAGATcactgcagaatccacactggagagaagccctacagctgtgacctctgtggtaaaacctttagccatgctaaCAGTTTCACAATTCACCGCAGaacccacactggagagaagctctacagctgtgacctctgtggtaaaacttttagccaggctggccctttcagagctcatagcaggatccacactggagagaagccctacagctgtgacctctgtggtaaaacctttagtcaGGCTTCCACTTTGAGAACTCAcctcagaatccacactggagagaagccttacagctgtgacctctgtggtaaaacctttagccatgctgGCAATTTCGcagctcacagcaggatccacactggagagaagccccacagctgtgacctctgtggtaaaacctttagccgtgcTGGCAATTtaacagttcacagcaggatccacactggagagaagccctacagctgtgacctctgtgactatTCAGGTAAAACAAGTAGCCATCTGAAGCGTCACCTGCGTGTCCACAATAGAAAACCCCCAAAGCAGTGA
- the ttf2 gene encoding transcription termination factor 2 — MEKVKCTVHNRMCMLKTGVKDGPNKGKSFYMCSERQGTCAFIQEASIPPSHCLNHESSIVDLQTLIPIQQQQCYRLYYRCVEGKTAGQKWCGNIPWTMPEKEKRSPVSDPLLQPPSLAHVRNPFKAPSQPDSTSEWRTLQNGKDQGKGDDRKAEKIRHQRSRDKESEERRGVEGKGRDKESGKSSPSETWRGTQLPAGMKIKKRVSDEEKRARTPPQETAAEVKEHGSNRGDLRGGEEAISSDENQPTNDTHSALDSQDEDSPTIDVLKGTDKHAGKKPCSGERKTVFPDRNATSSKDRHSVGDAENTATPPCDKPFSAQTREDPTRSGRAERSCTPRQSKAESQSDDDDVQFVSVKPGPQQTPPVALVQKTLTSFAGFQSASQVKGQPDDPHALHSQLTAQLKQKKATLSVVNVSALPDKGERLKTQVKDLEDALESLSLVTASQPEPQRGQGEAQPTPAASQSNPFGRKGGTVFLPGGPPPPQHQASGGALGIELNQGHNPHGATPQNQAFYGGRMTDNRLLAVKNATCEAIDHLHSSLESCPGPNAEVPDPRGIKVPLLPHQKRALAWLLWRETQMPGGGILADDMGLGKTLTMIALILAQKKKKKGDEEEETKPDAWLSKNDSTQVVSQGTLIICPASLVHHWKNEVTRHVKSGKLSVCLYHGPNRQRRASVLAEHDIVVTTYSLVSKEIPVQKEDAEKPSADADHVHSDHAPLMRVSWARVVLDEAHNIKNPKVQTSLAVCKLRARARWAVTGTPIQNNLLDMYSLLKFLRCSPFDEFKLWKAQVDNGSKRGGERLNLLTRALLLRRTKDQRDTAGKPLVSLPDRTCQVHRLKLSEEEQSVYDVVFARSRSTLQNYLKRHEGGEVKKGSNSNPFNKVAQEFGLSQTEPLSSQQPQASSTVHILSLLLRLRQCCCHLSLLKKTLDQTELQGDGVSLSLEEQLSALCLAEPSPHDPEDTVSLNGSRFASRLFEDTTESTKISAILTELNDIRRRSDDQKSVIVSQWTSMLHIVAVHLRAMGLRFAVIDGTVNPKRRMDLVEEFNTNPKGAQVMLVSLCAGGVGINLIGGNHLFLMDMHWNPALEDQACDRIYRVGQHRDVTIHRFVCEGTVEDKISTLQEKKKELAQKVLSGTGGSFTKLSLADLRVIFGV; from the exons ATGGAGAAGGTTAAATGCACTGTCCACA ATAGAATGTGCATGCTGAAGACCGGGGTGAAGGATGGACCCAATAAGGGCAAGAGTTTTTACATGTGCAGCGAGCGACAAGGCACGTGTGCTTTCATTCAAGAAGCCAG CATCCCTCCATCACACTGTCTGAATCACGAGAGTTCTATTGTGGATCTACAAACCCTCATACCCATCCAGCAGCAACAATGCTACAg GTTGTATTATCGCTGTGTGGAGGGGAAGACTGCAGGGCAGAAATGGTGCGGGAATATTCCCTGGACCATG CCAGAGAAGGAGAAGCGGAGCCCCGTGTCTGACCCCCTGCTGCAGCCTCCCAGCCTGGCTCACGTCAGGAACCCCTTCAAggcccccagccagccagactcCACCTCGGAGTGGAGAACACTCCAGAACGGGAAGGACCAGGGGAAGGGGGATGACAGGAAAGCAGAGAAGATAAGGCATCAGAGAAGTAGGGATAAAGAGAGTGAGGAAAGACGAGGTGTCGAGGGGAAAGGACGGGATAAGGAAAGCGGGAAGTCGAGTCCATCGGAAACCTGGAGAGGTACACAGCTTCCAGCAGGAATGAAGATAAAGAAGAGGGTCTCTGATGAAGAGAAGAGAGCCAGAACACCACCTCAGGAAACGGCAGCAGAAGTGAAAGAGCATGGTTCCAACAGAGGAGAcctgagaggaggtgaagaagcAATTTCTAGCGACGAGAATCAGCCGACTAAcgacacacactctgccttAGATAGTCAAGATGAAGACTCTCCAACAATCGATGTGCTCAAAGGTACTGACAAGCATGCTGGGAAAAAGCCATGCTCGGGTGAGAGGAAAACTGTTTTTCCTGACCGGAACGCCACTTCCTCCAAAGACCGACACTCCGTTGGTGATGCAGAAAACACTGCCACCCCACCATGTGACAAGCCTTTCTCCGCTCAAACAAGAGAAGATCCAACGAGatctgggagagcagagaggagctgcACCCCTCGACAGAGCAAGGCCGAGTCACAaagcgatgatgatgatgtccaGTTTGTGTCAGTGAAACCTGGCCCACAGCAGACCCCTCCAGTGGCTCTGGTCCAGAAAACCCTGACATCCTTTGCAGGGTTCCAGTCTGCCTCTCAGGTCAAGGGTCAGCCAGACGACCCCCATGCCCTCCACAGCCAGCTCACGGCCCAGCTCAAACAAAAGAAG gcCACTCTATCAGTGGTGAATGTGTCTGCCCTCCCGGATAAAGGAGAGAGGCTGAAGACTCAGGTCAAGGACCTGGAGGATGCTCTGGAGTCCCTGAGTCTGGTCACTGCCTCCCAGCCAG AGCCTCagagaggacagggtgaggCCCAGCCAACACCCGCTGCCAGCCAGTCCAACCCGTTCGGCCGCAAGGGTGGCACAGTGTTTCTGCCCGGcggccctccacccccccaacaccagGCCTCAGGAGGAGCCTTGGGAATAGAACTCAACCAGGGCCACAACCCGCATGGAG CCACGCCCCAGAACCAGGCGTTCTATGGAGGCAGGATGACGGACAACCGTCTGCTGGCGGTGAAGAACGCTACCTGCGAGGCTATCGACCACCTGCACAGCTCTCTGGAGTCCTGCCCCGGGCCCAACGCTGAGGTCCCCGACCCACGCGGCATCAAG GTGCCTCTGCTGCCCCACCAGAAGAGGGCGCTGGCCTGGTTGCTCTGGAGAGAGACTCAGATGCCCGGCGGAGGAATTCTGG CGGATGACATGGGTCTGGGGAAGACCCTCACGATGATCGCCCTCATACTGGcccagaagaaaaagaagaaaggagacgaggaggaggagactaaACCAGATGCTTGGCTCTCCAAGAACG actccaCCCAGGTGGTGTCCCAGGGCACCCTGATCATCTGCCCCGCCTCCCTGGTGCACCACTGGAAGAACGAGGTCACGAGACACGTGAAGAGCGGGaagctgagtgtgtgtctgtaccacGGACCCAACCGCCAGAGGAGGGCCAGCGT ACTTGCTGAGCATGACATCGTGGTGACCACCTACAGTCTGGTCTCCAAGGAGATCCCGGTCCAGAAGGAGGATGCAGAGAAGCCTAGCGCTGATGCTGACCATGTG CATTCTGACCACGCCCCCCTGATGCGTGTGTCCTGGGCCCGTGTGGTTCTGGACGAGGCCCACAACATCAAGAACCCCAAGGTCCAGACCTCCCTGGCAGTGTGTAAGCTGAGGGCCCGGGCGCGGTGGGCCGTCACAGGGACGCCCATCCAGAACAACCTGCTGGACATGTACTCCCTGCTCAA GTTTCTGCGCTGCTCTCCCTTTGACGAGTTCAAGCTGTGGAAGGCTCAGGTGGACAACGGCTCcaagcgaggaggagagagactcaaCCTCCTGACCAGGGCTCTGCTGCTCCGACGCACCAAGGACCAGCGGGACACCGCCGGcaaacctctg GTGTCTCTCCCTGACAGGACCTGCCAGGTGCATCGACTAAAGCTGTCAGAAGAGGAGCAGTCTGTTTATGACGTGGTGTTTGCACGTTCTAG ATCTACGCTGCAGAACTATCTGAAGAGACacgagggaggagaggtcaAGAAGGGGAGCAACTCCAATCCCTTTaataaag TGGCGCAGGAATTTGGCCTGTCCCAGACAGAGCCCCtgtcctcccagcagccccaggCCTCCAGCACCGTCCACatcctgtctctgctgctgcgCCTCCGACAGTGCTGCTGCCACCTGTCCCTGCTGAAGAAG ACCCTGGACCAGACAGAGCTGCAGGGGGACGGCGTCAGTCTGTCCCTGGAGGAGCAGCTGAGCGCCCTGTGTCTGGCCGAACCCTCCCCTCACGACCCCGAGGACACCGTGTCCCTCAACGGCAGCCGCTTCGCCTCCCGGCTGTTTGAGGACACGACGGAGAGCACCAAG ATCTCCGCCATCCTCACCGAGCTGAATGACATCCGGAGGAGGAGCGACGATCAGAAAAG TGTGATCGTGTCCCAGTGGACCAGCATGCTCCACATCGTGGCAGTGCATCTCAGGGCGATGGGCCTGCGCTTCGCTGTCATCGACGGCACCGTCAACCCGAAGCGCCGCATGGACCTGGTGGAGGAGTTCAACACCAACCCTAAAGGAGCACAG GTGATGCTGGTGTCCCTGTGTGCTGGAGGAGTGGGCATCAACCTGATCGGTGGAAATCACCTCTTCCTTATGGACATGCActg GAACCCGGCTCTGGAGGACCAGGCGTGTGACCGCATCTACAGAGTGGGCCAGCACAGAGACGTTACTATCCACAG gtttgtgtgtgaaggCACAGTGGAGGACAAGATCTCCACCttgcaggagaagaagaaggagctgGCCCAGAAGGtactctctgggactggaggctcCTTCaccaagctctccctggccgACCTGAGGGTCATCTTTGGGGTCTGA